The Neobacillus sp. OS1-2 genome includes a window with the following:
- a CDS encoding DUF3055 domain-containing protein, producing the protein MELFDKLYDEHENAKVRFIGFTTEDTRYDFGIIYTNLFFGKPLVVCMQTGRSTLLDPKDIEDIDYLQTVFRIPDKQQAADLADFFSTTLPTIPFVTQYD; encoded by the coding sequence ATGGAATTATTTGATAAACTCTATGATGAGCATGAAAATGCAAAGGTGAGGTTCATTGGTTTTACCACAGAAGATACTCGATATGATTTCGGTATTATTTATACAAATTTGTTTTTTGGAAAACCACTTGTTGTCTGCATGCAAACCGGCCGTTCAACTCTCCTCGATCCTAAAGACATTGAAGATATTGATTACCTTCAAACTGTATTCCGTATCCCAGATAAACAACAGGCAGCAGATTTAGCTGATTTTTTTAGCACTACACTTCCAACTATTCCTTTTGTTACCCAATATGATTGA
- a CDS encoding GapA-binding peptide SR1P, producing the protein MGTLVCQTCNSTIDHFEDEKVTVLYSKCNCCEDHHTAEEK; encoded by the coding sequence ATGGGTACTCTTGTATGCCAAACATGTAACTCTACTATTGATCATTTTGAAGATGAAAAAGTAACAGTACTTTATTCGAAGTGTAACTGTTGCGAGGACCATCATACTGCTGAAGAAAAATAA
- a CDS encoding aminotransferase class I/II-fold pyridoxal phosphate-dependent enzyme — translation MSQNQTPLFSGLVAHAKRNPVQFHIPGHKKGTGIDPEFRQFIGDNALSIDLINIAPLDDLHHPKGMIKQAQDLAAEAFGADHTFFSVQGTSGAIMTMVMAVCGPGDKIIVPRNVHKSVMSAIVFSGAIPVFIHPEIDIELGISHGITTDAVEKALEQHPDAKGVLVINPTYFGISADLKKIVEIAHSYQVPVLVDEAHGVHIHFHDELPLSAMQAGADMAATSVHKLGGSMTQSSILNVKEGLVSVKHVQSILSMLTTTSTSYLLLASLDVARKQLATKGKDLISRTIQLAQSIRQRINEIDHIHCIGEEILGSKATFDYDPTKLIISVKELGLTGYEVENWLREKHNIEVELSDLYNILCIIALGDTENEAALLINALKELAAECAYRPEKIEPVEVLLPEIPILALTPRDAFYAETEVIPFAESEGRIIAEFVMVYPPGIPIFIPGEIITKENLHYIHENLEAGLPVQGPEDDEIKFIHVIKEYKAIK, via the coding sequence TTGTCACAAAATCAAACACCGTTATTCAGCGGTTTAGTAGCCCATGCAAAAAGAAATCCGGTTCAATTCCATATTCCAGGCCATAAAAAAGGTACAGGAATTGATCCAGAATTTCGCCAGTTTATTGGTGATAATGCCCTTTCAATTGACCTTATTAACATTGCCCCCCTTGATGATCTCCATCACCCAAAGGGAATGATTAAACAAGCACAGGATTTAGCTGCTGAAGCCTTTGGCGCAGACCATACATTCTTTTCTGTCCAGGGTACAAGCGGGGCAATTATGACCATGGTAATGGCTGTTTGCGGACCTGGGGATAAAATCATCGTTCCTAGAAATGTCCATAAATCCGTTATGTCAGCGATAGTTTTTTCCGGTGCCATTCCTGTATTTATTCATCCTGAAATTGATATAGAATTAGGAATTTCCCATGGAATTACGACAGATGCTGTAGAAAAGGCACTCGAGCAACACCCAGATGCAAAAGGAGTATTAGTCATTAATCCTACCTACTTTGGTATCTCGGCAGATTTGAAGAAGATTGTAGAAATCGCCCACTCCTACCAAGTACCTGTTCTAGTTGACGAGGCACATGGTGTCCATATCCATTTCCATGATGAGCTCCCACTTTCAGCCATGCAGGCTGGTGCTGACATGGCCGCAACTAGTGTCCATAAGCTAGGAGGCTCCATGACGCAAAGCTCCATTCTAAATGTAAAAGAAGGATTGGTATCTGTTAAACATGTTCAATCGATTTTAAGCATGTTGACAACAACGTCTACATCCTATTTATTATTAGCCTCACTGGATGTTGCACGCAAGCAGTTAGCAACAAAGGGAAAAGATTTGATCAGCAGAACGATACAATTAGCACAGTCGATTCGCCAACGAATCAATGAAATCGATCATATTCATTGTATTGGTGAAGAAATCTTAGGATCCAAAGCTACTTTTGATTATGATCCAACAAAACTTATTATTTCGGTAAAAGAGCTTGGTTTAACTGGCTATGAGGTTGAAAATTGGCTTAGAGAAAAACACAATATTGAAGTTGAATTATCAGACCTTTATAACATCCTTTGTATTATCGCACTCGGTGATACAGAGAATGAAGCAGCCCTATTAATTAATGCTTTAAAGGAACTTGCAGCTGAATGTGCTTATCGTCCAGAAAAAATTGAACCTGTAGAGGTTCTACTGCCTGAAATTCCAATTCTTGCATTAACACCCCGTGATGCTTTTTATGCTGAAACGGAAGTCATTCCTTTTGCTGAGTCAGAGGGCAGAATCATTGCTGAATTTGTTATGGTTTACCCACCAGGGATTCCAATTTTTATTCCCGGAGAAATCATTACAAAAGAAAACCTTCATTACATTCATGAAAATCTTGAAGCAGGATTGCCTGTTCAAGGACCTGAAGACGATGAAATTAAATTTATCCATGTGATAAAAGAGTACAAAGCAATTAAATAA